The following proteins are co-located in the Fructilactobacillus carniphilus genome:
- a CDS encoding glucose 1-dehydrogenase — MADRMKDKVAIITGGSKGIGYAVAEQFVEEGAKVTITCRKDDEGQVAVEKLNAKVAGSAKYLKQDVSNSKQWNEIFAETEKDFGPVTTLVNNAGVGLGKTIADTTDEEWDQVLAIDLNGVFYGLREAINQMRKHSIAGSIINMSSIEGIVGDPILGAYNASKGAVKMMTKSSALDCALKDDGIRVNSVHPGYIKTPMISADLEKAMSQRTKTPMGHLGAPEDIAYACVYLASDESKFTTGTELVVDGGYTAQ, encoded by the coding sequence ATGGCAGACCGAATGAAAGATAAAGTAGCAATTATTACTGGTGGTAGTAAAGGAATTGGTTATGCAGTCGCAGAACAATTTGTGGAAGAGGGTGCTAAAGTTACCATTACCTGTCGAAAAGACGATGAAGGGCAAGTAGCGGTTGAAAAACTTAATGCGAAGGTGGCTGGTTCCGCTAAGTACCTCAAACAAGATGTTTCTAATTCTAAACAGTGGAACGAAATCTTTGCGGAAACAGAAAAGGACTTTGGACCGGTAACAACCTTGGTTAATAATGCTGGGGTTGGATTAGGTAAGACCATTGCTGATACGACTGATGAAGAATGGGACCAGGTTCTTGCAATTGATTTGAACGGGGTTTTCTATGGTCTTCGAGAAGCAATTAACCAAATGAGAAAACATTCTATTGCGGGATCAATTATTAACATGTCTTCCATTGAAGGAATTGTCGGAGATCCGATTTTAGGGGCATATAATGCTTCTAAAGGTGCAGTTAAAATGATGACTAAGTCGTCTGCCTTAGATTGTGCTTTAAAAGACGATGGAATTCGGGTTAACTCCGTTCATCCTGGCTACATTAAGACGCCGATGATTTCAGCCGATTTGGAAAAAGCAATGTCACAAAGAACCAAGACCCCGATGGGACATCTAGGAGCACCGGAAGATATCGCGTATGCCTGCGTTTACCTTGCTTCAGATGAATCGAAGTTTACCACTGGAACTGAATTAGTTGTTGATGGTGGTTACACAGCTCAATAA
- the hxlA gene encoding 3-hexulose-6-phosphate synthase has product MKIQLAIDLEDVDGAIQLIDKTKDSIDIFEYGTPLVINFGLEGLAKIRKQFPDITLLADLKIMDVASYEVDQAFKYGADITTILGVAEDQSIKDAVKAAHDAGKEILVDMIGVTDVAKRAREIDAMGADYIGTHTGYDLQAKGETPFATFAKIKENVTHTKTAIAGGIKLDNVDEVKAADPDLLIVGGGIATTDDPAKTAAEFKAKLK; this is encoded by the coding sequence ATGAAAATTCAACTCGCAATTGACCTAGAAGATGTGGACGGCGCCATTCAATTAATCGACAAAACGAAGGACAGTATCGATATTTTCGAATACGGAACTCCATTGGTAATTAACTTTGGTCTGGAAGGGTTAGCTAAGATTAGAAAGCAATTTCCAGACATCACTTTGTTGGCAGACTTAAAGATTATGGACGTGGCTTCCTACGAAGTAGACCAAGCCTTTAAGTACGGTGCTGACATCACTACTATTTTAGGGGTAGCTGAAGATCAATCCATTAAGGATGCCGTTAAAGCCGCTCACGATGCTGGTAAGGAAATCCTGGTGGACATGATTGGGGTGACTGATGTGGCTAAACGGGCTCGTGAAATTGATGCCATGGGAGCCGACTACATTGGAACTCACACTGGTTATGATTTACAAGCCAAGGGTGAAACGCCATTTGCTACTTTTGCTAAGATCAAGGAAAACGTTACACACACCAAGACGGCGATTGCTGGGGGCATTAAGCTCGACAACGTGGACGAAGTTAAGGCTGCGGATCCGGACCTCTTGATTGTCGGTGGTGGAATTGCCACAACTGACGACCCTGCGAAAACTGCTGCTGAATTCAAAGCTAAATTAAAGTAG
- a CDS encoding glutamate--cysteine ligase — protein MKTGTTSQTLQLPSYLYQGTFGVEVEEHRVSSRHQSLSQQLHPASLGERRGHVFFQNDFAESQEELVTLPHHSTRSCLNHLHTLQAVLQQALPDDDLIWPLSMPPRLGETDLNYLPQGFRARPWYQKYLEKMLEKYGPFYGLMCGVHVNYAPTTALLSWYQNQHHLTDVVQARNQMLFQIVQQVLGYRWLLTYLFGAAPISENPGDTIPTDLRGLQPVRSFRSSKYGFNNDANFEPDYSSFTHFVNQLEHYVATGDLVAPSDFHGPIRLKGVPTFAALQEVGAQYLEFRFFDLNPFSQDGINQLTLSFLHLLVMDAVVNPRQWEKATLSQAADYHDRVALQHPETPVTASANAQVEQLWQRLDKIVAAAPADLRISLNKALNFAKMAVHNPEQTVSGKLVTFMEHGSLMNYGLRRGRMLKRDYQVEPQLAQVKNVPEQWQGCYRDCCRHGWKADVKDEQLLVKCNQNSYTLSNKAQFEELLQRLTEKGR, from the coding sequence ATGAAAACTGGAACTACGTCACAAACACTGCAATTACCAAGTTACTTGTATCAAGGAACCTTTGGCGTTGAAGTCGAAGAACATCGCGTTAGTTCACGTCACCAATCTTTATCGCAACAATTGCATCCAGCTAGCTTAGGAGAACGCCGTGGGCATGTCTTTTTTCAAAATGATTTTGCTGAGAGTCAGGAAGAATTGGTCACATTACCACATCATTCTACGCGTTCCTGCTTAAATCATCTCCATACGTTACAAGCCGTTTTACAACAGGCCTTACCAGACGATGATTTAATTTGGCCACTGTCAATGCCACCGCGATTAGGAGAAACTGATTTAAATTACTTACCGCAGGGATTTCGAGCGCGACCGTGGTATCAAAAATACCTCGAAAAAATGTTAGAGAAGTATGGTCCTTTTTATGGATTGATGTGTGGAGTGCACGTTAATTATGCGCCCACGACGGCATTGCTTAGTTGGTATCAAAACCAGCACCATCTCACTGATGTAGTTCAAGCTCGCAACCAGATGTTGTTTCAAATTGTCCAACAGGTCCTGGGGTATCGATGGTTATTAACTTATTTATTTGGGGCGGCACCAATTAGTGAGAATCCGGGAGATACCATTCCCACTGACTTACGAGGTTTGCAACCGGTCCGTTCATTTCGCTCAAGTAAGTATGGGTTTAATAATGATGCTAATTTTGAACCTGATTACAGTAGTTTTACTCACTTTGTTAATCAGTTAGAACACTATGTTGCCACTGGGGATTTGGTGGCGCCAAGTGATTTTCATGGACCAATTCGCTTAAAGGGAGTTCCAACTTTTGCTGCTTTACAAGAAGTAGGTGCCCAGTATTTAGAGTTCCGGTTTTTCGATTTGAATCCTTTCTCGCAGGATGGGATTAATCAATTAACCCTGAGTTTTTTACATCTGTTAGTGATGGACGCAGTGGTTAATCCTCGGCAATGGGAAAAAGCGACGTTAAGCCAAGCAGCTGATTATCATGATCGAGTAGCATTACAGCATCCAGAAACGCCAGTAACCGCTTCGGCAAATGCTCAGGTAGAACAACTATGGCAGCGGTTAGATAAAATTGTAGCGGCTGCGCCAGCTGATTTACGCATTAGTCTTAATAAAGCACTTAACTTTGCAAAAATGGCGGTTCACAATCCGGAACAAACGGTTAGTGGGAAGCTAGTTACCTTTATGGAACATGGCTCTTTGATGAATTATGGATTGCGGCGGGGTCGGATGCTAAAACGGGATTATCAGGTGGAGCCCCAGTTGGCTCAGGTGAAAAATGTGCCCGAACAATGGCAAGGTTGTTATCGTGATTGCTGTCGACATGGCTGGAAGGCTGATGTAAAAGATGAGCAATTATTAGTCAAATGCAACCAAAACAGCTATACTCTTAGTAATAAAGCGCAATTTGAAGAATTGTTACAGCGACTAACTGAGAAAGGAAGATGA
- a CDS encoding nuclease domain-containing protein, giving the protein MDSQFNVYLNGQPIIFSKNKKDLNTNKILTFKEFHNLELIFKSSVDDISLEIPSLMDYPIKKINQLDFNDEIKIYPNDTPIYLYESENQRVPILPGIYVIIVNYQKNKFFGQFKIDLKDLSENDWERMIDDIENTSIGLAQSSNKSGKYKPFDENRNFIIREASREKLIYYCNKIEYLANQIEKHPKFKIQKKYDWINKGKEKFIDGKTLKHYSNMSTKVLAPSRISNYNIPPNQFIKNVFNKLLRISISTKLDLEKINKQIKNEKNSSLRSRKIKISISKISGLIFALYNIINGPIFGKVNTTQEKNIPRSVILNQRYNGLYKILNEINNPKDKLDPDVPFKYYWKDTAKLYEIWVFIKTLKALNESGYKPSRWIFDNDKNNELHQGTLVRFDSLKDNIYLNVVYDEELKATEKELNLTHPLKTDKFNKRRPDIRIDIFKKSTNNYLGSIILDAKYMKLHKISNKDRVHKQLHSYANDPKNPDLLKIDHRIRPIANVDAIAASGEESKKINKDEFEETTFSFLILNPSTGFNQFKKKITSQIDAQVSYIIKERHIYD; this is encoded by the coding sequence ATGGATTCACAATTTAATGTTTATTTAAATGGTCAACCAATAATCTTTAGTAAAAACAAGAAAGATTTAAATACCAATAAAATTCTAACGTTCAAAGAGTTCCATAATTTGGAATTAATATTTAAATCATCTGTAGATGATATAAGTTTGGAAATTCCATCATTAATGGACTATCCAATCAAAAAAATCAATCAATTAGATTTTAATGACGAAATAAAAATTTATCCGAACGATACGCCAATATATCTTTACGAAAGTGAAAATCAAAGAGTTCCAATTTTACCAGGAATTTATGTAATAATCGTTAATTATCAAAAAAATAAATTTTTTGGACAATTTAAAATAGATCTTAAAGATTTAAGCGAAAATGATTGGGAAAGAATGATTGATGATATTGAAAATACTTCAATTGGGCTTGCTCAATCAAGTAATAAATCAGGAAAATACAAACCTTTTGATGAAAATAGAAACTTTATTATTAGAGAAGCAAGTAGAGAAAAATTAATTTATTATTGTAATAAAATTGAATACCTTGCTAACCAAATTGAAAAACATCCAAAATTTAAAATTCAAAAAAAGTACGATTGGATCAATAAAGGTAAAGAAAAATTTATCGACGGGAAAACATTAAAGCATTATTCTAACATGTCTACAAAAGTACTAGCCCCGTCAAGAATATCTAATTATAATATTCCTCCAAATCAATTTATTAAAAATGTTTTTAATAAATTATTACGTATCAGCATTTCAACTAAATTAGATTTGGAAAAAATAAACAAGCAAATAAAAAACGAAAAAAACAGTTCTTTAAGATCCAGAAAAATAAAAATAAGTATATCAAAAATAAGCGGTTTAATATTCGCTCTATATAATATTATTAATGGTCCAATTTTTGGAAAAGTTAATACAACTCAAGAAAAAAATATTCCAAGATCCGTTATTTTAAATCAAAGATATAATGGTTTATACAAAATACTTAACGAAATTAATAATCCTAAAGATAAATTAGATCCTGATGTTCCCTTTAAATATTATTGGAAAGATACAGCAAAATTATATGAAATATGGGTTTTCATAAAAACGTTAAAAGCCTTGAATGAATCTGGATATAAACCTAGCAGATGGATATTTGATAATGATAAAAATAATGAATTACATCAAGGAACATTGGTAAGATTTGATTCTCTTAAAGACAACATTTATTTAAATGTTGTCTATGATGAAGAACTAAAAGCAACTGAAAAGGAACTTAATTTAACACATCCATTAAAAACAGATAAATTTAATAAAAGAAGGCCTGACATAAGAATTGATATTTTCAAAAAAAGCACAAACAACTACTTAGGATCTATTATATTAGATGCGAAATATATGAAATTGCATAAGATATCAAATAAAGATAGGGTTCACAAACAACTACATTCATACGCAAATGATCCCAAAAATCCTGATCTTCTAAAAATTGACCACAGAATTAGGCCAATTGCAAATGTTGATGCAATTGCAGCCTCAGGTGAAGAATCAAAAAAAATAAATAAAGATGAATTTGAAGAAACTACATTTTCATTTTTAATACTTAATCCATCAACTGGATTTAATCAATTTAAAAAAAAGATAACTTCTCAAATTGATGCACAAGTTTCTTATATAATTAAAGAACGCCATATATATGACTAA
- a CDS encoding type II toxin-antitoxin system HicB family antitoxin, which yields MAEKILVYPVILKQEAHDVFVTIPDIDGGYTQGDNVEDAIRMAQDAMGNLLEDVDEKDYPQASNPKDLKLQDDENLVYVAINIDDFKKRYSKTVRTNVTIPRALKEKAKREHINLSRVLTDALYEVVK from the coding sequence ATGGCAGAAAAAATTTTGGTTTACCCAGTGATTTTGAAACAAGAAGCACATGATGTTTTTGTGACCATTCCAGACATTGATGGTGGTTATACGCAAGGTGACAACGTTGAGGATGCAATTCGAATGGCTCAGGATGCAATGGGAAATTTGTTAGAAGATGTGGATGAAAAGGATTATCCGCAAGCATCAAATCCCAAGGATTTAAAGCTACAAGATGATGAAAATTTAGTTTACGTGGCGATTAACATTGATGATTTTAAAAAACGGTATTCCAAAACGGTCCGGACGAACGTGACCATTCCAAGGGCGTTAAAGGAAAAGGCCAAACGGGAACACATTAATCTTTCGCGAGTTTTAACGGATGCTTTGTATGAAGTAGTGAAATAA
- a CDS encoding gamma-glutamyl-gamma-aminobutyrate hydrolase family protein has translation MRIGITANVNLGEPNLYCQPLANCLPKTFIDVVTKHQHIPVILPVVKPEMAPELVKMVDAVIIPGGQDIDPEFFNESPQEETTDSYELHDEFEFAVAKAALNQHKPVLGICRGYQLLNVAFGGSLYQDLPTEFPGHPRIHEQRGKLAKAEVHEVEVEPGTQLSRALGTQTGVNSRHHQGLNRIAPNLHVVAEAADGVPEAVEDDSGLLLGVQWHPEDLWQTDVSQERLFTTFFRRADL, from the coding sequence ATGAGAATTGGAATTACAGCTAACGTGAACCTTGGGGAACCCAACCTTTACTGCCAACCATTGGCCAATTGCTTGCCCAAAACGTTTATTGACGTGGTAACCAAGCATCAGCACATTCCGGTGATTTTACCGGTGGTTAAACCAGAAATGGCTCCAGAACTAGTTAAAATGGTGGATGCGGTGATTATTCCTGGGGGACAGGACATTGATCCAGAATTTTTTAATGAGAGTCCACAGGAAGAAACCACTGATAGCTATGAACTGCACGATGAATTTGAATTTGCAGTCGCTAAAGCGGCGTTAAATCAGCACAAACCAGTCCTAGGGATTTGCCGTGGCTATCAACTGTTAAACGTAGCGTTTGGGGGGAGTTTGTATCAAGACTTGCCGACCGAATTTCCTGGTCATCCCCGGATTCACGAGCAACGCGGTAAATTAGCGAAAGCAGAGGTACATGAGGTCGAAGTAGAACCAGGTACCCAGCTTTCACGAGCATTAGGAACCCAAACCGGAGTTAATTCGCGGCATCATCAGGGCTTAAACCGAATTGCTCCGAATCTTCATGTGGTAGCAGAAGCCGCCGACGGGGTGCCGGAAGCAGTGGAAGATGATTCGGGATTGTTGCTGGGCGTCCAGTGGCATCCCGAAGATTTATGGCAAACGGATGTCAGTCAGGAACGATTATTCACTACTTTTTTCCGACGGGCTGATTTGTGA
- a CDS encoding ArgE/DapE family deacylase: MEQQEKLAVLRQLVGFKTIGGNELAAAEYIRDLLAEHGIKSEIHDLGHQQANLIAEIGTGQKPVFTVSGHLDTVAVDEADWDTNPFELVQKDGQFYGSGVTDMKGGVAALVIAMIELHDRQVPLNGTLRLVLTAGEESDMRGSRALHAEGVMQDVDTLLIAEPTGYRTVYANKGEVDFVVTSVGKAAHSSRPNFGINAIQNLMDFLEAVKTKIEQKAEQRPDSVLGKTTFTVDIFQGGIQINAIPAKAEAQINTRIVPEYNNEAVIADFNETLDEFNANHEGEIQVKLLMNIPPVVANPDSRLIREIVKIATPYMQSMQYSADEQQQGAEMLEKQGFNPFATDKLAVLSAAGGTDASELLRDKLEGANYAVFGPGNPLKMHQTNEAASEQMWFDFIEIYEKLFAEYLK, encoded by the coding sequence ATGGAACAACAGGAAAAACTAGCAGTCTTACGGCAGTTAGTTGGGTTTAAAACAATTGGTGGCAACGAACTCGCGGCCGCTGAGTACATTCGGGATTTATTGGCAGAACACGGAATTAAAAGTGAAATCCATGATTTAGGCCACCAACAGGCGAACTTAATTGCAGAAATTGGCACGGGCCAAAAGCCCGTTTTTACCGTGAGTGGACACCTAGATACGGTAGCCGTTGATGAAGCTGATTGGGACACGAATCCGTTTGAACTGGTGCAAAAAGATGGTCAGTTTTACGGAAGCGGAGTCACCGACATGAAGGGTGGGGTGGCTGCTTTAGTAATTGCCATGATTGAACTCCACGACCGCCAGGTGCCTTTAAACGGAACCCTTCGCCTCGTTTTAACTGCTGGAGAAGAAAGCGATATGCGGGGTTCCCGTGCCTTGCACGCGGAAGGGGTAATGCAGGACGTTGATACGTTGCTAATTGCGGAACCAACGGGTTATCGGACGGTGTATGCGAACAAGGGAGAAGTTGATTTTGTCGTCACTTCCGTCGGCAAAGCAGCGCACAGTTCGCGGCCTAACTTTGGGATTAACGCCATTCAAAACCTGATGGACTTTTTAGAAGCGGTTAAGACCAAGATTGAACAAAAAGCGGAACAACGTCCTGATTCTGTGTTGGGGAAGACCACGTTTACAGTTGATATTTTCCAAGGGGGAATCCAGATTAATGCGATTCCTGCTAAAGCTGAAGCTCAAATTAATACTCGGATTGTCCCGGAATATAATAATGAAGCCGTGATTGCAGATTTTAACGAAACGTTAGATGAATTTAACGCAAACCACGAGGGTGAAATCCAGGTTAAGTTACTGATGAACATTCCGCCGGTGGTTGCTAACCCCGACTCCCGCTTAATCCGGGAGATTGTGAAAATTGCCACGCCATACATGCAGTCGATGCAATATTCGGCAGATGAACAGCAACAAGGAGCTGAAATGTTGGAAAAGCAGGGATTTAATCCCTTTGCGACTGACAAGCTAGCCGTGTTGAGTGCGGCTGGTGGAACCGACGCTTCGGAATTGTTACGTGATAAGTTGGAAGGCGCTAATTACGCCGTCTTTGGTCCTGGAAATCCACTGAAGATGCACCAAACTAATGAAGCTGCCTCGGAACAAATGTGGTTTGACTTCATTGAAATTTATGAAAAATTATTTGCAGAGTACTTAAAGTAA
- a CDS encoding SAP domain-containing protein — translation MNQLTLQQLEQQYFYKTELMQFCRERNLPTTGTKADLFNSLVEFFNGNPVPSTIKQSYSQPKSTSPNLLSLNTPLIDPTFKFNKATRTFLATALNQKEFHFTKKMAALRRKARKEHDSRLTIQDLLTVNELSTEKLQSTSEEQTYQWNHFVKDFCQDPETNIFPNKLATAAILWKHVKQQPGTKKFSADLLQRFSAELRPLQHPKSDR, via the coding sequence ATGAACCAATTAACGCTCCAACAACTTGAACAACAATATTTTTACAAAACCGAACTAATGCAATTTTGTCGAGAACGCAATCTTCCCACCACTGGTACCAAGGCTGATTTATTTAATTCCTTAGTGGAGTTTTTTAACGGAAATCCGGTTCCTTCTACTATCAAACAATCTTATTCACAACCAAAATCAACTTCACCAAATTTATTATCGTTAAATACCCCACTAATTGACCCTACTTTTAAATTTAATAAAGCAACTAGAACCTTTTTGGCCACCGCTTTAAACCAAAAAGAATTTCATTTCACCAAAAAAATGGCCGCTCTACGAAGAAAAGCGCGTAAAGAACATGATTCCCGCTTAACCATACAAGACCTTTTAACTGTAAATGAATTAAGTACAGAGAAACTTCAATCCACCTCAGAAGAGCAAACTTACCAGTGGAATCATTTCGTCAAAGATTTTTGCCAGGATCCAGAAACCAATATTTTCCCCAATAAACTAGCAACCGCCGCGATCCTTTGGAAACATGTTAAACAACAACCAGGAACAAAAAAATTTTCAGCAGACTTACTACAACGTTTTTCGGCTGAACTACGACCATTACAGCACCCAAAAAGCGACCGTTAA
- a CDS encoding GNAT family N-acetyltransferase — translation MTTEIKHLTNSKQTVRNLHQMIVKTFWDTYRGTSADHNIADYLEQNYSLEQVKKQLQQPNCAFYFILVNGKIGGYMKLNFDEAQTETYQGKSLEIEKLYVLPAFKRQGLGTKLLTFAEETAVNRDEDYMWLGVWSENEKAKAFYQEIGFHQETTHTFELGDDPQTDLVFVKKLK, via the coding sequence ATGACAACTGAAATTAAACATTTAACGAATAGTAAACAGACGGTCCGGAATTTACACCAAATGATTGTGAAAACCTTTTGGGATACTTATCGGGGGACGTCTGCTGACCATAACATTGCGGATTATTTGGAGCAAAATTACTCCTTGGAGCAAGTTAAAAAGCAGCTGCAACAACCCAATTGTGCCTTTTACTTTATTTTGGTGAATGGTAAAATTGGAGGTTATATGAAGCTAAATTTTGACGAAGCGCAAACCGAAACTTATCAGGGGAAGTCACTGGAAATTGAAAAACTCTACGTTCTGCCCGCCTTTAAACGGCAGGGGTTAGGGACGAAACTTTTGACTTTTGCTGAAGAGACCGCAGTCAATCGGGATGAAGATTATATGTGGTTAGGGGTATGGAGTGAAAATGAAAAGGCTAAGGCTTTTTACCAAGAAATCGGCTTTCATCAAGAAACTACCCATACCTTTGAACTTGGTGATGACCCGCAAACCGATTTAGTCTTCGTTAAAAAATTAAAATAA
- a CDS encoding SIS domain-containing protein produces MWQTILAELGRQDVTITKAELERLQQALRIFVYGGGRSGLALRGLAMRLMQLGKTAYVVGETTTPAIQAGDLLLVASASGTTTGTVNIAKAARQADADVWLLTCGC; encoded by the coding sequence ATGTGGCAAACGATTCTGGCAGAATTAGGCCGACAAGACGTGACAATCACTAAGGCAGAGTTGGAACGGCTGCAACAAGCACTACGGATCTTTGTCTACGGCGGTGGCCGTTCTGGTCTCGCACTGCGAGGCCTAGCGATGCGCTTGATGCAGTTAGGGAAAACGGCCTACGTGGTGGGTGAAACCACGACCCCAGCGATTCAAGCCGGTGATTTGTTGCTGGTTGCTTCGGCATCGGGAACCACGACGGGGACGGTTAACATTGCTAAAGCCGCGCGGCAAGCGGATGCTGACGTGTGGTTGTTGACGTGTGGTTGTTGA
- a CDS encoding type II toxin-antitoxin system HicA family toxin, giving the protein MVKLLEQHGFIKKSQNGTSHLKMYNPISNVTVIIPQHAKELGKGLENAILKQSGIKR; this is encoded by the coding sequence ATGGTTAAGTTATTAGAGCAACATGGGTTTATCAAAAAATCTCAAAATGGGACATCACATTTAAAAATGTACAATCCTATTAGTAACGTTACTGTAATCATCCCTCAACATGCGAAGGAACTTGGAAAAGGATTAGAAAATGCCATTTTAAAACAATCAGGGATTAAAAGGTGA
- the dld gene encoding D-lactate dehydrogenase, which yields MTVINDLENIVGNRYVITSKEKSLQYREGYRSGRGDALAVVRPGSLLELWKILQVVQKNDLIVIMQAANTGLTEGSVPTDGGYDRDVLVINVMRIKGMQLIDDNKQVIAFPGTTLHELETNLDKVHRDPHSVIGSSNIGATVIGGINNNSGGALIQRGPAYTELALYAQITADGQLKLVNHLGIELGSTPEEILTNLENHNYSAKDVQYDPDRVGHNRNYEERVRNVTSDQPTRYNADPQELYEVSGSAGKLVAFAVRLDTYPKPKETKVFYIGTNDPDVLEKLRRHILTKFNHLPISGEYMHKDAYDLAKKYGKDSLMVIEYLGTNPLPFLFSFRAATERKLRHIPTFKPDFIDRTLQKSSVLFPNQLPKRMEEFRNKYDHYLQLKVADDGIAEAKQYLDEFFKDNEGSYFECTPHEANVAAIHRYVAASVPIRYQETHQKQGNQILPLDVALPRNEEKWFETLPKEIDDQIQYKMYYGHFLDHVMHQDYILKPGVDAHELKKEMLKLFDARGAIYPAEHNVGHLYHAPEALVHHYQENDPTNTFNPGIGLTSKKKNWQ from the coding sequence ATGACAGTAATTAATGACTTAGAAAACATCGTGGGGAACCGCTATGTGATTACCTCGAAGGAAAAATCACTGCAGTATCGGGAAGGGTATCGTTCCGGTCGTGGAGACGCCTTAGCCGTGGTTCGTCCAGGTTCGTTATTAGAACTCTGGAAAATTTTGCAAGTGGTCCAAAAAAACGACTTGATTGTAATCATGCAGGCTGCTAATACCGGCTTAACGGAAGGTTCTGTGCCTACTGATGGTGGGTACGACCGTGACGTGCTGGTGATTAACGTGATGCGGATTAAGGGCATGCAGCTGATTGACGATAACAAGCAGGTGATTGCCTTTCCGGGAACCACGTTGCATGAACTAGAAACGAATCTGGATAAGGTTCATCGTGATCCGCACTCTGTGATTGGGTCTTCTAACATTGGAGCCACGGTCATTGGTGGAATTAACAACAACTCCGGTGGAGCTTTGATTCAACGGGGACCAGCTTATACTGAGTTAGCGCTGTATGCCCAAATTACTGCTGACGGGCAACTTAAGTTAGTTAACCACCTCGGCATTGAACTGGGAAGCACGCCGGAAGAAATTTTAACGAATCTTGAAAACCACAATTACTCTGCTAAGGACGTTCAATATGATCCAGACCGGGTGGGGCACAACCGGAACTATGAGGAACGGGTGCGGAACGTCACTTCTGACCAACCGACGCGTTACAATGCAGATCCACAGGAACTCTACGAAGTTTCTGGTTCTGCTGGTAAGTTAGTCGCTTTTGCCGTTCGGTTGGATACGTATCCGAAGCCCAAGGAAACCAAGGTCTTTTACATTGGAACCAACGATCCGGATGTCTTAGAAAAATTAAGACGGCACATCCTGACGAAGTTCAATCACCTGCCAATTTCTGGAGAATACATGCACAAGGATGCTTATGATCTGGCGAAGAAGTACGGAAAAGACTCCCTGATGGTGATTGAATATCTAGGAACCAATCCGCTACCGTTCCTGTTTAGTTTCCGTGCCGCTACCGAGCGAAAATTACGTCATATTCCAACCTTTAAACCCGACTTCATTGACCGGACCTTGCAAAAGTCCAGCGTACTCTTCCCGAACCAATTGCCGAAACGAATGGAAGAGTTCCGGAACAAGTATGACCACTATCTACAACTGAAGGTGGCGGATGATGGGATTGCCGAAGCAAAACAATACCTCGATGAGTTCTTTAAGGACAACGAGGGGAGCTACTTTGAATGTACGCCACACGAAGCGAACGTGGCGGCCATTCACCGGTACGTGGCTGCTTCCGTGCCAATTCGGTACCAAGAAACTCACCAAAAGCAGGGCAACCAAATCTTGCCGTTGGATGTGGCGTTACCACGGAATGAGGAAAAATGGTTTGAAACCTTACCAAAGGAAATTGATGACCAGATTCAATACAAGATGTACTACGGTCACTTCTTAGACCACGTCATGCACCAAGATTACATTTTGAAACCAGGCGTGGATGCCCACGAATTGAAAAAGGAAATGTTAAAATTATTTGACGCCCGGGGAGCCATTTACCCAGCTGAACACAATGTGGGACACTTGTACCACGCTCCAGAGGCATTGGTACATCACTACCAAGAAAATGATCCGACGAACACGTTTAACCCGGGAATTGGATTGACTTCAAAGAAGAAAAACTGGCAATAA